One Carassius carassius chromosome 28, fCarCar2.1, whole genome shotgun sequence genomic window carries:
- the galnt17 gene encoding polypeptide N-acetylgalactosaminyltransferase 17, whose product MMRFAGFRTPKSFMAFVMRRWKILLVLNVFTMAGFITFWGKCNLRTSKAVGQQAVAADVRGQTHLNGSIQETSITHDVLLKRLGSLEDVVYRQLNGLSKSLGLIEGFGGRGGGGLPATLTPEEEKEAKYLREKYGYNAFLSDKISLDRSIPDYRPSKCKKAFYSRDLPQISIIFIFVNEALSVILRSVHSAVNHTPAHLLKEIILVDDNSDDVQLKGPLEEYVNKRYPGLIKIVRNKKREGLIRARIEGWKVATGEVTGFFDAHVEFTPAWAEPVLSRIKENRKRILLPSIDNIKDETFELERYENSGHGYNWELWCMYISPPKQWWDEGDTSAPIRTPAMIGCSFVVNREYFGELGLLDAGMDVYGGENIELGIRVWLCGGSMEVLPCSRVAHIARTKKPYHSNIAFHTRRNALRVAEVWMDQYKSNVYLAWNLPIKNHGIDYGDISQRLALRKRLQCKNFEWYLDNIYPEMRRYNNTLFYGEIHNTNVTHLCVDQGIKENHTATLHPCHGWGPQLGRYTKEGYLFLGPLGSTGEDTRCVVDDKISSYPQLLNCEKVSSVSQKTWHFAQNEAFINRATGRCLEVVPANVYFGYALILRSCTGQKWNIKNLMKQD is encoded by the exons atg ATGCGATTCGCTGGATTCCGAACACCAAAATCTTTCATGGCCTTTGTGATGAGAAGATGGAAAATCTTACTGGTGCTGAATGTGTTTACGATGGCCGGCTTCATCACTTTTTGGGGCAAGTGCAATTTACGCACATCCAAAGCTGTTGGTCAACAGGCGGTGGCTGCTGATGTGAGAGGGCAGACGCATCTGAATGGATCTATTCAGGAGACCAGCATCACTCATGATGTGCTCTTAAAGAGACTTGGATCACTGGAAGATGTGGTGTACAGACAACTAAATG GTTTGTCCAAGTCTCTTGGGCTCATTGAAGGTTTTGGAGGTCGGGGTGGAGGAGGTCTACCAGCAACACTTACACCAGAGGAAGAAAAGGAGGCCAAATACCTGAGggagaaatatggctacaatgcATTTCTGAGTGACAAAATCTCTCTGGATAGATCTATTCCAGATTATCGACCCAGCAA ATGCAAAAAGGCCTTTTATTCCCGTGACCTGCCACAGATCTCCATCATTTTCATCTTTGTAAATGAGGCGTTGTCTGTCATCCTGCGTTCAGTCCATTCAGCTGTCAACCACACACCAGCTCATCTCCTAAAGGAAATCATCTTGGTGGATGACAACAGTGATGACG TACAACTGAAAGGGCCGCTGGAGGAGTATGTCAACAAGCGCTACCCGGGTCTTATCAAAATAGTGCGCAATAAGAAGAGAGAGGGCCTCATCCGGGCTCGCATCGAGGGCTGGAAAGTGGCCACTGGGGAGGTGACTGGCTTCTTTGATGCACATGTTGAGTTCACGCCTGCATG GGCTGAACCAGTTCTGTCTAGAATCAAGGAGAACCGCAAGAGGATCTTACTGCCCTCCATAGATAACATTAAAGACGAGACGTTTGAGCTGGAACGCTATGAAAACTCAGGCCATGGCTATAACTGGGAGCTCTGGTGTATGTATATCAGCCCACCGAAACAGTGGTGGGATGAAGGAGACACTTCTGCACCTATTAG gACTCCTGCAATGATAGGCTGCTCTTTTGTGGTAAACCGGGAATACTTTGGGGAGTTGGGTCTACTGGACGCAGGGATGGACGTGTATGGAGGCGAAAATATAGAGCTGGGAATCAGG GTTTGGCTGTGTGGGGGAAGCATGGAAGTTCTGCCTTGTTCCAGAGTGGCCCATATTGCAAGAACAAAAAAGCCCTACCACAGTAACATCGCCTTCCACACTAGACGCAATGCTCTGAGGGTGGCAGAAGTCTGGATGGACCAATACAAATCAAATGTCTATTTGGCATGGAACCTCCCAATTAAG AACCATGGCATTGACTATGGAGACATATCCCAGAGACTAGCGCTCAGGAAAAGGCTCCAGTGCAAAAACTTTGAGTGGTACCTCGACAATATCTATCCAGAGATGAGGAGATACAACAACACTCTCTTTTATGGAGAG ATACACAATACCAATGTGACCCATCTGTGTGTGGACCAGGGGATAAAGGAAAACCACACAGCAACTCTGCACCCATGCCATGGCTGGGGACCTCAG CTGGGCCGCTACACTAAGGAGGGTTATCTTTTCCTGGGTCCTCTGGGAAGCACTGGCGAAGATACGCGGTGTGTGGTGGACGATAAAATCAGCAGCTACCCACAGCTCCTGAATTGTGAGAAAGTCTCTAGCGTAAGCCAGAAAACGTGGCACTTTGCACAG AATGAAGCATTCATCAACCGAGCTACAGGACGCTGTCTTGAGGTAGTGCCGGCTAATGTCTACTTTGGCTATGCTCTGATCCTGCGTTCCTGCACTGGTCAGAAGTGGAACATCAAGAATTTGATGAAACAGGACTGA